A stretch of Bacillus pseudomycoides DNA encodes these proteins:
- the lepB gene encoding signal peptidase I gives MEKSKKKEIVSWIKTIGITIGIALIVRGILFTPSLVQGESMMPTLENNERVLVNKIGYNIQGLNRFDIIVFHGKEGYDLVKRVIGLPGDTIEYKNDVLYVNGKAVDEPYLTDYKEQVGKGKLTPDFTLEQKTGKEKVPEGQVFVLGDNRQVSKDSRMFGFVSEDQIVGKGEAVFWPLQQVRALH, from the coding sequence ATGGAGAAAAGCAAGAAAAAAGAAATTGTTTCATGGATTAAAACAATAGGAATTACAATAGGAATCGCTTTAATTGTACGTGGTATTTTATTTACACCTTCTCTCGTACAAGGTGAGTCTATGATGCCTACTTTAGAAAATAATGAGCGTGTCCTCGTCAATAAAATTGGTTATAATATACAAGGTTTGAATCGCTTTGATATTATCGTGTTTCATGGAAAAGAAGGATATGATTTAGTGAAGCGAGTAATTGGCTTACCGGGGGATACGATTGAGTATAAAAATGACGTATTATATGTGAATGGAAAAGCGGTTGATGAACCATATTTAACAGATTATAAGGAGCAGGTAGGTAAAGGGAAGTTAACTCCTGATTTCACGTTAGAGCAAAAAACTGGAAAAGAAAAAGTTCCAGAAGGTCAAGTATTTGTGTTAGGAGATAATCGTCAAGTCTCAAAAGATAGCCGCATGTTTGGATTTGTTTCTGAAGATCAAATTGTCGGAAAAGGTGAAGCGGTATTTTGGCCGTTGCAGCAAGTAAGAGCGTTGCATTAA